A window from Exiguobacterium marinum DSM 16307 encodes these proteins:
- a CDS encoding DUF4825 domain-containing protein translates to MKRFCLLLVLVISLSGCANPEPNAFEFRGSKVGDNAAVVGIAGSLPLHECYRSVELQTKKRPYGLTVRYEDPGMERAEQERLAIRNAAAYFTLIPNAEIVRFAFPNRTYAFSRPEMEAWFGTDFSNIHYEKELQQLMNQKLEKLDATDSYFRRV, encoded by the coding sequence ATGAAACGCTTCTGTCTGTTGCTCGTACTCGTCATCTCATTATCAGGTTGCGCGAATCCGGAACCGAACGCCTTTGAATTTAGAGGTTCGAAAGTCGGGGACAATGCCGCCGTCGTCGGTATTGCCGGAAGCTTACCGCTACATGAGTGTTATCGATCCGTCGAACTGCAGACGAAGAAGCGTCCTTATGGGTTGACCGTCCGTTATGAAGATCCTGGAATGGAGCGGGCGGAGCAAGAGCGTCTGGCGATTCGGAATGCGGCTGCATATTTCACGCTCATTCCGAACGCAGAGATCGTCCGTTTCGCCTTCCCGAACCGGACGTATGCCTTTTCCCGACCAGAGATGGAGGCTTGGTTCGGAACAGATTTTTCGAACATTCATTATGAAAAAGAATTACAGCAGCTCATGAATCAAAAGCTTGAAAAACTGGATGCGACAGATTCCTATTTCAGGCGGGTATGA
- a CDS encoding Na(+)/H(+) antiporter subunit F1 encodes MDLLDILIYISLAILLLAMLMMLYRVVKGPTTADRVIALDSIGIALISVVALLSILLDTTLYFEVILLLSILAFIGTVAFSKFLERGEIIQHDRDNDL; translated from the coding sequence ATGGATTTACTAGACATTCTCATCTACATCTCGCTCGCCATTCTCTTGCTTGCGATGTTGATGATGTTGTATCGCGTCGTCAAGGGACCGACGACAGCGGACCGAGTCATCGCGCTCGATTCCATCGGGATTGCGCTCATCTCGGTCGTTGCCCTGCTGTCGATCCTGCTCGATACGACCCTTTATTTTGAAGTCATCTTGCTACTCAGTATTCTAGCTTTCATCGGAACGGTGGCGTTCTCGAAATTCTTAGAGAGGGGAGAGATTATTCAACATGACCGCGACAATGATCTTTGA
- a CDS encoding Na(+)/H(+) antiporter subunit B produces MKQNSKPVNDVILQTAAIIIFFIIVIFSIDLFFAGHYSPGGGFIGGLMTSAALVLLLLAFDSKTLANVLPIDYRLMTATGLLIALATGLHSIFFDRPFLTHAYGKFDLPLLGEQTLHTAIAFDLGVYLVVIGVTMTIIQTIGESE; encoded by the coding sequence ATGAAGCAAAACAGCAAACCCGTCAATGATGTCATTTTGCAGACGGCTGCGATTATCATCTTCTTCATCATCGTCATCTTCTCAATCGATTTGTTCTTTGCCGGTCACTATTCACCAGGTGGAGGCTTCATCGGTGGGTTGATGACATCCGCGGCACTCGTCTTACTGCTACTTGCATTTGATTCGAAGACGCTCGCGAACGTGCTCCCAATCGACTATCGTCTCATGACAGCGACGGGGTTATTGATTGCGCTCGCGACAGGTCTTCACTCAATTTTCTTTGATCGTCCGTTCTTAACGCACGCCTACGGAAAGTTTGATTTGCCACTTCTCGGTGAGCAGACACTCCATACGGCGATTGCGTTCGATTTAGGGGTCTATCTCGTTGTCATCGGTGTCACCATGACGATCATTCAAACGATTGGAGAGAGTGAATAA
- a CDS encoding Na+/H+ antiporter subunit E — MAYQLLINFFLAFIWMFLTGSFTSSGFFIGYILGLLILFMMRRFFKSGGGSFYFARVWRLFKLLLIFIRELFLANFEVLRLVLSPKLKIQPGIFRYETSLDKGWKISLLSMLITLTPGTLVVQVSKDNSVLYIHALNMPDKEALRKDIYDNFESSIKEATE, encoded by the coding sequence ATGGCATATCAACTATTGATTAACTTTTTCTTGGCGTTCATCTGGATGTTCCTCACGGGATCGTTCACATCGAGCGGATTCTTTATCGGGTATATACTCGGGTTACTCATCTTGTTCATGATGCGCCGATTCTTCAAATCGGGTGGAGGTAGTTTCTATTTTGCGCGTGTTTGGCGGTTATTTAAACTACTCTTGATTTTCATCCGTGAACTGTTCCTTGCGAACTTCGAGGTGTTACGTCTCGTCCTCAGTCCAAAACTGAAGATTCAACCAGGAATCTTCCGCTATGAGACGTCACTCGACAAGGGATGGAAAATCAGCTTGCTGTCGATGCTGATCACACTCACACCAGGGACGCTCGTCGTTCAAGTGTCAAAAGACAATTCTGTGCTCTATATCCACGCACTCAATATGCCGGATAAAGAAGCGTTACGAAAAGACATTTATGATAACTTTGAATCAAGCATTAAGGAGGCGACAGAGTGA
- a CDS encoding AMP-binding protein, protein MNKPWLQDYPEGMPQSIDYEVKPLYEALSRAAKDYPDRTAVSFIGKEWTFAEIDDAARRLGTMLQAKGLEKGDRVSLMLPNCPQYVISFYAVLYAGGTVVQTNPLYTERELDNLVTDAGVKIVITLDLLYPKTLRVSEKTEIQTVITTSIADYLPFPKNKLYPIKVKRENNIVIDTTGSTPFKDYKDFNPITPLEIDPKEDVAVLQYTGGTTGLPKGVMLTHFNLTANADQITNLFYKYNRGDEKRVLCVVPFFHVYGMSCCLNFGVTNGYELVLVPRFEVTDVLKTIQKKKPHFFPGAPTMYVGILNDPKLKKYDLSSIEACISGSAPLPIEVQEEFEKITGGRIVEGYGLSETSPVTHANFLWDKRIVGSIGAPLSDTSAKIVKADGETEADIGEIGEIMLSGPQVMKGYWQKPEETAAVLKDGWLATGDLGYMGEDGFFYIVDRKKDMIIAGGFNVYPREIEEVLYEHPAVKEAVCIGVPDPYRGETVKAFIVLRDNTNVTEEEFDKHCREKLAAYKVPKLYEFRDELPKTFVGKILRRVLVDEEKAKQVKQSS, encoded by the coding sequence ATGAACAAACCGTGGTTACAAGATTATCCAGAAGGTATGCCCCAGTCGATTGATTACGAGGTAAAGCCACTCTATGAGGCATTGTCTCGCGCAGCAAAGGATTATCCGGATCGTACGGCCGTTTCCTTTATCGGGAAAGAGTGGACGTTCGCTGAGATTGATGACGCCGCACGTCGACTTGGCACGATGCTCCAAGCGAAAGGTTTGGAAAAAGGGGACCGTGTCAGCCTCATGCTCCCGAACTGTCCTCAATATGTGATCTCGTTCTATGCCGTGCTCTATGCAGGTGGGACGGTCGTTCAGACGAATCCGCTCTACACGGAACGTGAGCTCGATAACCTCGTCACAGATGCGGGCGTCAAAATCGTCATCACCCTCGACCTGTTATATCCGAAAACGCTTCGGGTCAGTGAGAAGACGGAGATTCAAACCGTAATTACAACGAGTATCGCTGACTACCTACCATTCCCGAAAAACAAACTGTATCCGATCAAAGTGAAACGTGAGAACAATATCGTCATCGATACGACCGGATCGACGCCGTTCAAAGATTATAAAGACTTTAACCCAATCACACCGCTCGAAATCGATCCGAAAGAAGATGTCGCTGTTCTCCAATATACAGGCGGAACGACCGGTCTTCCGAAAGGCGTCATGTTGACCCACTTCAATTTGACGGCGAACGCGGATCAAATCACGAACTTATTCTATAAGTATAATCGTGGGGATGAGAAGCGCGTACTTTGTGTCGTACCGTTCTTCCACGTCTACGGGATGTCGTGTTGTCTAAACTTCGGTGTCACGAACGGCTATGAGCTCGTGCTCGTGCCGCGTTTTGAAGTAACGGATGTCCTGAAGACGATTCAGAAAAAGAAACCACACTTCTTCCCAGGTGCGCCGACGATGTATGTTGGGATTCTGAACGACCCGAAATTGAAGAAGTACGACTTGTCTTCGATCGAAGCATGTATCTCTGGCTCGGCACCACTTCCGATTGAGGTGCAAGAAGAGTTTGAGAAAATCACAGGAGGTCGTATTGTTGAAGGATACGGATTGTCTGAGACGTCTCCAGTCACACATGCGAACTTCTTATGGGATAAACGCATCGTCGGCTCAATCGGTGCCCCGCTATCAGATACTTCTGCTAAAATAGTAAAAGCGGACGGAGAGACCGAGGCGGACATTGGTGAGATTGGGGAGATCATGCTGAGTGGTCCGCAGGTCATGAAAGGATACTGGCAGAAGCCGGAGGAGACAGCAGCCGTTTTGAAGGATGGCTGGCTCGCGACCGGAGACCTCGGATATATGGGTGAGGACGGGTTCTTCTATATCGTCGATCGGAAGAAAGACATGATTATCGCAGGTGGCTTCAACGTCTATCCGCGTGAAATCGAAGAAGTGCTCTACGAACATCCGGCCGTCAAGGAAGCGGTCTGTATCGGTGTCCCTGACCCGTATCGTGGTGAGACCGTCAAGGCGTTCATCGTCCTCCGTGACAACACAAACGTGACGGAAGAAGAGTTCGACAAACATTGTCGTGAAAAGCTAGCAGCCTATAAAGTACCGAAGTTGTATGAGTTCCGTGATGAGTTGCCGAAGACGTTCGTCGGTAAAATTTTACGTCGCGTTCTCGTCGACGAAGAGAAGGCGAAGCAAGTGAAACAAAGCAGTTGA
- the trxA gene encoding thioredoxin: MAIKHATTQSFEQDVKEGVVLVDFWATWCGPCRMIAPVLEELDQEMSDQVQIVKLDVDENPEVAGAFQIQSIPTLMMFKDGQPVSKTMGFQPKEALKEFIATAQ, from the coding sequence ATGGCTATTAAACACGCAACGACTCAATCGTTTGAACAAGATGTTAAAGAGGGCGTAGTCCTCGTTGATTTTTGGGCAACTTGGTGTGGACCATGTCGCATGATCGCGCCAGTTCTTGAAGAACTTGATCAAGAAATGAGTGACCAAGTCCAAATCGTGAAACTCGACGTAGACGAAAATCCTGAAGTCGCGGGTGCTTTCCAAATTCAAAGCATTCCAACACTCATGATGTTTAAAGACGGTCAGCCTGTTTCTAAAACAATGGGCTTCCAACCGAAAGAAGCATTGAAAGAGTTTATCGCGACAGCACAATAA
- a CDS encoding electron transfer flavoprotein subunit alpha/FixB family protein, translated as MKALVLAEAREGALRNVSFEAIAAAKQLTDDVTAVVIGDHVQSLAQELGEHGASRVLVVEDERLKHYTPDGYGQVLRQLIEQEKPEMIVLGHTALGKDIAPKLAARLDAGLISDVVSIEGTGRDAEFVRPIYSGKAFEKVKFKDSVMFFTIRPNNIDALPRQAGASVSVETPAVELKDLAMIVKEVVRKATGKVDLAEAKVIVAGGRGVKSEDGFKPLEELAELLGGAVGASRGACDADYCDYALQIGQTGKVVTPDLYIACGISGAIQHLAGMSNAKVIVAINKDPEANIFSVADYGIVGDLFDVVPMLTEEFRKHLVNS; from the coding sequence ATGAAAGCTTTAGTACTCGCAGAAGCGCGTGAAGGCGCGTTACGTAACGTATCATTTGAAGCCATCGCTGCGGCGAAACAATTAACAGACGATGTGACGGCAGTCGTGATTGGGGATCACGTGCAATCACTCGCCCAAGAACTTGGAGAACATGGCGCAAGCCGCGTCCTCGTCGTCGAAGACGAGCGTCTCAAACACTATACGCCAGACGGTTATGGACAGGTGCTCCGTCAGTTGATCGAGCAAGAAAAACCGGAAATGATTGTTCTTGGACACACGGCTCTAGGGAAAGACATTGCACCGAAACTTGCAGCACGTCTCGATGCCGGACTCATCAGTGACGTTGTTTCCATTGAAGGAACAGGTCGCGATGCAGAATTCGTTCGCCCAATCTACTCAGGGAAGGCGTTCGAGAAAGTGAAGTTCAAAGATTCGGTCATGTTCTTCACAATCCGCCCAAACAACATCGATGCGCTTCCTCGTCAAGCAGGTGCAAGCGTCTCCGTTGAAACGCCAGCAGTTGAATTGAAAGACCTCGCGATGATCGTCAAAGAAGTCGTTCGTAAGGCGACAGGAAAAGTCGACTTGGCGGAAGCAAAAGTCATCGTCGCAGGCGGACGTGGTGTAAAGAGCGAAGATGGATTCAAACCGCTTGAAGAGTTGGCCGAACTGCTCGGAGGAGCTGTCGGTGCTTCACGTGGAGCATGTGACGCCGACTACTGCGATTACGCGCTTCAAATCGGACAGACAGGTAAAGTCGTCACACCGGATCTTTATATCGCATGCGGGATCTCTGGAGCGATTCAACACTTGGCAGGGATGAGTAACGCGAAAGTGATCGTGGCCATCAACAAAGACCCAGAAGCGAACATCTTCAGCGTAGCGGATTATGGAATCGTCGGTGACTTGTTCGATGTCGTTCCGATGTTGACGGAAGAATTCCGCAAACACCTCGTCAATAGCTAA
- a CDS encoding Na+/H+ antiporter subunit A: MSVLHLAILLPLLAAPFIPFLFRGMKQIHTGWFVLIVPVVLVTYFAGFIPITSAGDVVTATISWMPSLGINFTAYVDGLSLLFALLITGIGALVVLYSIYYLNKDKESLGHFYVYLLMFMSAMLGVVLSDNMIVMYMFWELTSISSFLLIGYWYEKERSRYGAQKSMLLTVFGGLSMLGGIVLLESMIGSYSIRDMVANSGVIAESPFFLVAMILILLGAFTKSAQFPFHIWLPDAMEAPTPVSAYLHSATMVKAGLYLVARMSPVFQESSVWLWTIAGVGMFTMFWGSFNAVKQTDLKGILAFSTVSQLGLIMSLLGLGAAALHYDGMDDNIFMVATIAAIFHLINHATFKGSLFMMAGIVDHETGTRDIRKLGGLMTVMPITFTIAIIGSLSMAGLPPFNGFLSKEMFLKATTKVFSADFFALDTIGILLPIIAFIGSVFTFIYSIMLFARTFMGKAKFDQLPKQPHEAPIGMLISPVILALLVVGLGFFPNVLSNSLIKPAVESIYPTLVAQGQEVDVHIYFWHGLTPELYMTIGVVLLGSLLFWQMGKWMGIYNRIPHRLTLNGVYDGTLVWSNKAAYRFKDNYMTGFIRSYLIYIFVFLSGMMLFSIWWFDMYKFSFENLAEIAPYEYVLGVVVMLGALAILFMKSRLPSIILLGVVGYGVALFFVFFGAPDLALTQLVIETVSVALFLLVFYHMPEISKKEVRMRFKVGNAIVAILVGTTVTLLSFMALTNKSLTSISEFYKENVYELAAGKNMVNVVLVDFRGFDTLFEIVVLGLAALGIYTMIKFRTSRRTKGEGAHEAKQQTRQ, from the coding sequence TTGTCGGTGTTACATTTAGCTATTTTGTTGCCGCTCCTCGCGGCACCGTTCATCCCGTTTTTGTTTCGGGGGATGAAGCAAATTCATACAGGTTGGTTCGTCCTGATCGTTCCGGTCGTCCTCGTCACCTACTTCGCCGGATTCATTCCGATTACGAGTGCAGGGGACGTCGTGACAGCGACGATTTCGTGGATGCCGTCTCTCGGGATTAACTTCACGGCATACGTCGACGGACTCAGTCTGTTATTCGCCCTCCTCATTACGGGGATCGGGGCGCTCGTCGTCCTCTATTCAATTTATTATTTGAATAAGGATAAGGAATCGTTAGGACATTTTTATGTGTATCTCTTGATGTTCATGAGCGCCATGCTCGGGGTCGTTCTTTCGGACAACATGATTGTCATGTATATGTTCTGGGAACTCACATCGATTTCATCGTTTCTGTTGATCGGATACTGGTATGAAAAAGAGCGTTCTCGTTACGGTGCTCAAAAATCAATGCTTCTCACTGTATTCGGTGGATTATCGATGCTCGGGGGGATTGTCTTACTCGAGTCGATGATCGGCTCGTACAGCATTCGTGACATGGTCGCGAACTCAGGTGTCATCGCCGAGAGTCCGTTCTTCCTTGTTGCGATGATTCTCATCTTGCTCGGGGCCTTCACGAAATCTGCGCAGTTCCCGTTCCACATTTGGTTACCTGATGCGATGGAGGCACCGACTCCGGTCAGTGCGTACCTCCACTCAGCAACGATGGTCAAGGCGGGTCTCTATCTTGTGGCCCGTATGAGTCCGGTGTTTCAGGAGTCATCAGTATGGCTATGGACGATTGCAGGGGTCGGGATGTTCACGATGTTCTGGGGGTCGTTCAACGCTGTTAAGCAGACCGACCTGAAGGGGATCTTGGCGTTCTCTACGGTCAGTCAGCTTGGATTGATCATGTCACTTCTTGGTCTCGGGGCAGCTGCCCTTCATTATGACGGAATGGATGACAATATCTTTATGGTAGCGACAATCGCCGCTATCTTCCATTTGATTAACCACGCGACGTTCAAAGGTTCGCTCTTCATGATGGCTGGGATTGTCGACCATGAGACGGGCACGCGTGATATTCGAAAACTCGGTGGTCTGATGACCGTCATGCCGATCACGTTCACGATTGCCATCATCGGTTCGTTGTCGATGGCAGGTCTTCCGCCATTTAACGGCTTCTTGAGTAAAGAGATGTTCTTGAAGGCGACGACGAAAGTCTTCTCAGCCGACTTCTTTGCGCTCGATACGATCGGGATTTTACTCCCAATCATTGCCTTCATCGGTAGTGTGTTTACGTTCATTTACAGCATCATGCTGTTCGCACGGACGTTCATGGGCAAAGCGAAGTTCGATCAGTTACCGAAACAACCGCATGAGGCACCAATCGGCATGTTGATTTCGCCGGTCATCCTAGCGCTTCTCGTTGTCGGTCTCGGGTTCTTCCCGAACGTGTTGTCGAACTCGCTCATTAAGCCAGCCGTCGAGTCGATTTATCCGACACTCGTCGCACAAGGCCAGGAAGTCGATGTCCACATCTACTTCTGGCACGGACTCACGCCTGAACTATATATGACTATCGGGGTCGTCCTCCTCGGTTCCTTACTGTTTTGGCAGATGGGCAAATGGATGGGGATTTACAATCGCATCCCACACCGTTTGACGCTTAACGGAGTGTACGATGGTACGCTCGTTTGGTCGAATAAGGCAGCGTATCGCTTTAAAGACAACTATATGACTGGTTTCATCCGGTCGTATTTGATTTATATTTTCGTCTTCCTTTCAGGAATGATGCTCTTTAGCATTTGGTGGTTCGATATGTATAAGTTCTCATTCGAGAACTTGGCTGAGATTGCGCCGTATGAATATGTTCTCGGAGTTGTTGTCATGCTCGGTGCGCTCGCGATTCTATTCATGAAGTCGCGTCTCCCGTCCATCATCTTACTTGGAGTCGTTGGTTACGGCGTAGCCCTTTTCTTCGTCTTCTTCGGTGCACCTGACTTGGCGCTCACCCAGCTCGTCATCGAGACGGTCTCTGTGGCACTGTTCTTGCTCGTCTTCTATCACATGCCAGAGATCAGCAAGAAGGAAGTACGCATGCGCTTCAAAGTAGGGAATGCCATCGTGGCCATTCTTGTAGGAACGACCGTGACGCTTCTCAGTTTCATGGCGCTCACGAATAAATCGCTCACGTCGATCTCGGAATTTTATAAAGAGAACGTATATGAGCTCGCAGCAGGGAAGAACATGGTTAACGTCGTCCTCGTCGACTTCCGTGGATTTGATACCTTGTTTGAAATCGTCGTTCTCGGACTTGCGGCACTCGGAATTTACACGATGATTAAATTTAGAACATCACGACGTACGAAAGGAGAAGGTGCACATGAAGCAAAACAGCAAACCCGTCAATGA
- a CDS encoding Na(+)/H(+) antiporter subunit C produces the protein MEIFVSIIIGVLTMCAVYLVLSRSLLRIIIGTALFSHAAHLLVLTTAGLKTGDAPVLVDGVTEFTDPLPQALVLTAIVISFGVTAFFLVLAYRTYQELSTDNMEEMKGTESYD, from the coding sequence ATGGAAATCTTCGTTAGCATCATCATCGGTGTTCTGACGATGTGTGCGGTCTATCTTGTTCTCTCAAGAAGTTTGTTGCGCATCATCATCGGCACGGCACTATTTAGCCACGCGGCACACTTGCTCGTCTTGACGACGGCAGGTTTGAAGACAGGGGATGCCCCTGTCCTTGTGGACGGCGTGACTGAATTTACGGATCCGTTACCACAAGCGCTCGTCTTGACGGCGATTGTTATCAGTTTCGGTGTAACGGCGTTCTTCCTCGTACTTGCATACCGCACATACCAGGAGCTCAGCACGGACAATATGGAAGAAATGAAAGGAACAGAATCGTATGATTAA
- a CDS encoding Na+/H+ antiporter subunit D gives MINLPVFPIVIPALAAIIMMFMPKRVQLQRGMALGALVITSIVSLFLVHTVSVEGIQTLNLGNWQAPFGISLVSDMLSALLVTTSTLLTLFVVWFAVHYFSDSYEGNYLYIAMLFLLVGVNGAFTTGDIFNLFVFFEVFLMSSYVLIVLGGRGVQLRESIKYLLVNIIASALFVMSVALLYGVTGTLNLADLAMKIPLVDNPDVITVIGVLFVIVFGMKGALVPLHYWLPGAYVVAPTPILAMFGALLTKVGVYSILRTYTLLFDGNGEFLQTFLMVLAVLTIFIGMTGAIAYNDVKLIIIYNIMIAVGVILYGISVNTQTSLEGSLYYLIHDMIIKAVLFMLVGMMIGITKSGQLRDMGGLITRFPLFGWTFFVAALSLAGIPPLSGFFGKLLIVSGGMDEGQLFGPLLVLLSSLFVLYSVMKIFLNGFWGEAKREYDGPLVPYTKRLIVPAFLLLVIAVGYGFGAEAIHPYITQAIEPLVNPEIYIDAVIKE, from the coding sequence ATGATTAACTTACCGGTCTTTCCAATCGTCATTCCTGCGCTTGCGGCCATCATTATGATGTTCATGCCAAAACGGGTCCAACTGCAGCGCGGGATGGCTCTTGGAGCTTTAGTCATTACTTCGATCGTGTCACTCTTTCTCGTACACACGGTCTCCGTTGAGGGAATTCAAACCCTCAACCTCGGGAACTGGCAAGCACCTTTCGGGATCAGTCTCGTATCGGATATGCTGTCAGCCCTACTCGTGACGACGTCGACACTACTCACACTATTTGTCGTATGGTTCGCCGTCCATTATTTTTCAGATTCGTATGAAGGGAACTACTTGTACATCGCGATGTTGTTCTTGCTCGTCGGGGTGAACGGTGCCTTTACAACGGGTGATATTTTTAACTTGTTCGTCTTCTTTGAAGTCTTCTTGATGTCTTCATACGTGTTGATCGTACTCGGTGGACGTGGTGTCCAGTTACGGGAGTCGATCAAGTACTTGCTCGTGAACATCATCGCCTCGGCGCTCTTCGTCATGTCGGTCGCCTTGCTTTATGGCGTGACGGGCACGCTCAACTTGGCGGACTTGGCGATGAAGATCCCGCTCGTCGATAATCCGGATGTCATCACCGTCATCGGTGTACTCTTCGTCATCGTCTTCGGGATGAAAGGGGCACTTGTCCCACTTCATTACTGGCTCCCGGGAGCATATGTGGTCGCACCGACCCCGATTCTCGCGATGTTCGGGGCACTCTTGACAAAAGTAGGGGTGTACTCGATTTTACGGACGTATACGTTACTCTTTGATGGGAACGGTGAGTTTTTACAGACGTTCCTTATGGTGCTCGCTGTCCTCACGATCTTCATCGGGATGACAGGCGCAATCGCCTATAACGATGTGAAGTTGATCATCATCTACAACATTATGATCGCGGTCGGGGTCATTTTGTACGGAATCTCGGTCAATACGCAAACGTCTCTTGAAGGGTCGCTTTACTATTTGATTCACGATATGATCATCAAGGCGGTTCTCTTCATGCTCGTCGGGATGATGATTGGCATCACCAAATCTGGTCAACTCCGTGATATGGGAGGGCTCATCACCCGTTTCCCGCTGTTCGGATGGACGTTCTTCGTCGCAGCTCTCTCGCTCGCGGGAATCCCGCCACTCAGTGGATTCTTCGGGAAACTATTAATTGTATCAGGTGGAATGGATGAAGGACAGTTGTTCGGTCCGTTGCTCGTCCTCTTATCGAGTCTCTTTGTCCTCTATTCGGTCATGAAGATCTTCTTGAACGGATTTTGGGGAGAGGCGAAGCGTGAGTATGATGGACCGCTCGTCCCATATACGAAACGTTTAATTGTCCCTGCCTTCTTGCTGCTCGTCATTGCGGTCGGTTACGGATTCGGGGCAGAAGCCATCCATCCGTACATCACGCAAGCAATCGAGCCGCTCGTCAATCCAGAAATCTATATCGATGCCGTGATAAAGGAGTGA
- a CDS encoding electron transfer flavoprotein subunit beta/FixA family protein yields the protein MNIFVLLKRTFDTEEAIQLENGEIQEDGAEFIINPYDEYAVEEAIQKRDALGGEVTVITVGPEDADKELRTALAMGADKAVRISIEDDVEDADHVTISKVIATYLKEQDADLIFAGNVAIDGGSGQVAPRVAELLDMNYVTTITGLEIDGTTATVTRDVEGDTEVIEVALPLLVTAQQGLNEPRYPSLPGIMKAKKKPLEELELMDIELDEDEIEAKIETIERFLPEEKKAGRILEGDLSTQVNELVQLLRTEAKVI from the coding sequence ATGAATATTTTTGTTTTGCTGAAACGTACGTTTGATACAGAGGAAGCGATTCAGCTCGAGAATGGGGAAATTCAAGAAGACGGTGCTGAGTTCATCATCAACCCGTATGACGAATATGCAGTCGAAGAAGCGATTCAAAAACGTGACGCACTCGGGGGAGAGGTCACGGTCATCACGGTAGGACCAGAAGATGCAGATAAGGAACTTCGTACAGCGCTCGCGATGGGGGCGGACAAAGCCGTTCGCATCTCGATCGAGGACGATGTCGAGGATGCGGACCACGTCACGATTTCAAAAGTCATTGCGACGTATTTGAAAGAACAAGACGCAGACCTCATCTTCGCAGGAAATGTCGCAATCGACGGTGGTAGCGGACAAGTCGCACCGCGTGTCGCTGAACTTCTCGACATGAACTACGTGACGACGATCACCGGTCTTGAAATCGATGGTACGACGGCAACGGTCACACGCGATGTGGAAGGGGACACGGAAGTCATCGAAGTCGCACTCCCACTCCTCGTGACGGCACAACAAGGATTGAACGAGCCACGTTACCCGAGCTTGCCAGGAATCATGAAGGCGAAGAAAAAGCCGCTCGAAGAACTCGAACTCATGGACATCGAACTCGATGAGGATGAAATCGAGGCGAAAATCGAGACGATCGAACGATTCTTACCAGAGGAGAAGAAAGCCGGGCGCATCCTTGAAGGCGATTTGTCGACACAAGTGAATGAGCTCGTACAACTTCTTCGCACGGAAGCGAAAGTCATTTAA
- a CDS encoding TetR/AcrR family transcriptional regulator, with amino-acid sequence MTNNISKSDRIIDAAVKVIANHGYHGAKVTAIAKEAGVADGTIYLYFKNKEHLLIELFQTKMGLFIDYSKQQIENEATASNKLYQLIESHLKQLSADYDLAVVTQIELRQSNLVLRQKIGEVLKPYLNLIDSVVKHGIETGEFDTDLDYRLARQMIFGTIDEVVTSWMASGFKYDLLSTLPNVHHMLKKGLT; translated from the coding sequence ATGACAAATAACATTTCAAAAAGTGACCGAATCATTGATGCGGCGGTCAAAGTGATTGCAAATCATGGCTATCACGGTGCAAAGGTGACAGCCATCGCCAAAGAGGCGGGTGTCGCGGACGGTACAATTTACTTGTACTTCAAAAACAAGGAGCATCTCTTGATCGAGTTGTTCCAAACGAAGATGGGGCTGTTCATCGACTACTCGAAGCAACAAATCGAGAATGAGGCGACAGCTAGTAATAAGCTATATCAGTTGATTGAATCTCATTTAAAGCAACTGTCGGCCGATTACGACCTCGCTGTCGTGACACAAATCGAACTGAGACAATCGAACCTAGTACTTCGCCAAAAAATTGGAGAAGTGCTCAAACCGTACTTGAATTTAATTGATTCTGTCGTCAAACATGGAATCGAGACAGGAGAGTTCGACACCGATTTAGACTATCGACTCGCCCGTCAAATGATTTTCGGCACAATCGATGAGGTTGTGACGAGCTGGATGGCGAGTGGCTTCAAGTACGATCTATTGTCGACACTTCCGAACGTGCACCATATGTTAAAAAAGGGGCTTACTTAA